In bacterium, the following are encoded in one genomic region:
- a CDS encoding uroporphyrinogen decarboxylase family protein: MEEFKEKEGKVHIHLCGNAGHLFKFLKENLDVISFDTGFPVNFRKLREELGEEIEIIGGPNIVLLKNGKENEVKDEVKKYVKAE, translated from the coding sequence GTGGAAGAATTTAAAGAAAAAGAAGGGAAAGTTCATATCCACTTATGTGGTAATGCAGGACATTTATTTAAGTTTCTAAAGGAAAACTTGGATGTTATTTCATTTGATACTGGTTTTCCTGTAAATTTTAGAAAATTAAGGGAAGAATTAGGTGAAGAAATTGAAATTATAGGTGGACCAAATATTGTTTTACTTAAAAATGGTAAAGAAAATGAAGTTAAAGATGAAGTAAAAAAATATGTGAAAGCGGAATAA